One window from the genome of Variovorax sp. PAMC26660 encodes:
- a CDS encoding amino acid ABC transporter ATP-binding protein, with amino-acid sequence MTDAVTTAATTTDAIIRMEAVNKWYGEFQVLTGIDLSVRQGERIVICGPSGSGKSTLIRCINRLETVQKGRIVVDGIDLTAGGKNVDAVRAEVGMVFQQFNLFPHLTILENCTLAPMRSRGMTKAQAEEVAMKYLTRVRIPEQAKKYPSQLSGGQQQRVAIARALCMSPKIMLFDEPTSALDPEMVKEVLDTMIGLAEDGMTMLCVTHEMGFARSVADRVIFMAEGKIVEQAPPEEFFGNPKDERTRQFLGQILSSHQGH; translated from the coding sequence ATGACGGACGCAGTCACAACCGCCGCCACCACCACGGATGCCATCATCCGCATGGAAGCGGTCAACAAGTGGTACGGTGAATTCCAGGTCCTGACGGGCATCGACCTGTCGGTGCGCCAGGGCGAGCGCATCGTGATCTGTGGCCCGTCGGGCTCGGGCAAGTCGACGCTCATCCGCTGCATCAACCGACTGGAGACGGTGCAGAAGGGCCGCATCGTGGTCGATGGCATCGACCTGACGGCCGGCGGCAAGAACGTCGACGCGGTGCGCGCCGAAGTCGGCATGGTGTTCCAGCAGTTCAACCTGTTCCCGCACCTCACCATTCTTGAGAACTGCACGCTGGCGCCGATGCGTTCGCGTGGCATGACCAAGGCGCAGGCGGAAGAGGTGGCCATGAAGTACCTCACCCGCGTGCGCATTCCCGAGCAGGCGAAGAAGTACCCGAGCCAGCTTTCGGGTGGGCAGCAACAGCGCGTGGCGATTGCGCGCGCGCTGTGCATGTCGCCCAAGATCATGCTGTTCGACGAGCCCACTTCGGCGCTCGACCCCGAGATGGTCAAGGAAGTGCTCGACACCATGATCGGCTTGGCCGAAGACGGCATGACCATGCTATGCGTGACGCACGAGATGGGCTTTGCCCGCAGCGTGGCCGACCGCGTGATCTTCATGGCCGAAGGCAAGATCGTCGAGCAGGCGCCACCCGAAGAATTCTTCGGCAACCCCAAGGACGAGCGCACGCGCCAGTTCCTCGGCCAGATCCTCAGCTCGCACCAGGGCCACTGA
- a CDS encoding sugar kinase translates to MTEPTAFDVALFGEAMLLLVADRPGPLENAQAFHKRTAGAETNVAIGLSRLGLKVGWASRLGTDSMGRALLAAMRAEGIDCSHVITDATQRTGFQFKGRVTDGSDPPIEYHRKGSAASHMGPADVDEAWLRSARHLHATGVFAAISDTSLQAALKSMDVMRAAGRTISFDTNLRPTLWSSTETMRHWVNELASRADWVLPGIEEGLLLTGHTQPEAVARFYRERGAKLVVVKLGAEGAYYDSDVAGTGRVDGFPVKEVIDTVGAGDGFAAGVVNALLEGKSVPEAVRRGAWIGARAVQVLGDTEGLPTRAELEEAGL, encoded by the coding sequence ATGACAGAACCCACCGCCTTCGATGTCGCTCTCTTTGGCGAGGCGATGCTGCTGCTCGTGGCCGACCGGCCCGGCCCGCTGGAAAACGCGCAGGCGTTCCACAAGCGCACCGCCGGTGCCGAGACCAATGTGGCCATCGGCCTGTCGCGCCTGGGCCTGAAGGTGGGCTGGGCCAGCCGCCTGGGCACCGACTCGATGGGCCGCGCGCTGCTGGCTGCCATGCGCGCCGAGGGCATCGACTGCTCGCACGTGATCACCGACGCGACGCAGCGCACCGGCTTCCAGTTCAAGGGCCGCGTGACCGATGGCAGCGACCCGCCGATCGAATACCACCGCAAGGGTTCCGCCGCGAGCCACATGGGCCCGGCCGATGTGGATGAGGCCTGGCTGCGCTCGGCGCGCCACCTGCATGCCACCGGCGTGTTCGCCGCCATCTCCGACACCAGCCTGCAGGCTGCGCTCAAGTCCATGGACGTGATGCGCGCCGCCGGCCGCACCATTTCGTTCGACACCAACCTGCGGCCCACGCTGTGGTCGTCGACCGAGACCATGCGCCACTGGGTCAACGAACTCGCCTCGCGTGCCGACTGGGTGCTGCCCGGCATCGAAGAAGGCCTGCTGCTCACCGGCCACACACAGCCTGAAGCCGTCGCGCGCTTCTACCGCGAGCGCGGCGCAAAGCTGGTGGTGGTCAAGCTCGGCGCCGAGGGCGCGTACTACGACAGCGATGTGGCCGGCACCGGCCGCGTCGACGGCTTTCCGGTGAAGGAAGTGATCGACACCGTGGGCGCGGGCGACGGCTTCGCGGCTGGCGTGGTGAACGCTTTGCTCGAAGGCAAGAGCGTGCCCGAGGCTGTGCGCCGCGGTGCGTGGATCGGCGCACGCGCCGTGCAGGTGTTGGGCGATACCGAAGGGCTGCCGACGCGCGCCGAACTCGAAGAAGCGGGACTGTGA
- a CDS encoding 2-hydroxyacid dehydrogenase translates to MTMTQKNVLVFRPLPEDQLARLQAAHHVTVADPRKEPEAFAAALATANGLIGSSHTVDAALLDAAPQLQVISSVSVGVDNYPLAELHKRGIVLCHTPDVLTETVADTVFAILMATQRRVVELSNLVREGRWTKNIGEELFGTDVHGKTLGILGFGRIGQAVARRAALGFGMPVLYHARRPVDLAAQAPELQGRATHTPLDDLLARADIVLAMLPLTDATRGMIDAAFFSRMKPGAAFINGGRGATVNEGALLNALDHGTLRAAGLDVFAKEPLPQDSPLRTHPRVTPLPHIGSATHETRHAMAELATTNLLQVLAGEKPTAPFDTAAA, encoded by the coding sequence ATGACCATGACGCAAAAGAACGTGCTCGTCTTCCGGCCGCTGCCCGAAGACCAACTGGCGCGCCTGCAGGCCGCGCACCACGTCACCGTGGCCGATCCGCGCAAGGAGCCCGAGGCCTTTGCTGCTGCGCTTGCCACCGCGAACGGGCTCATCGGTTCGAGCCACACGGTCGATGCCGCGCTGCTCGATGCAGCGCCGCAGTTGCAGGTGATATCGAGCGTGTCGGTCGGTGTCGACAACTATCCGCTGGCCGAGTTGCACAAGCGCGGCATCGTGCTGTGCCACACGCCCGACGTGCTGACCGAGACCGTGGCCGACACCGTGTTCGCGATCCTCATGGCCACACAGCGCCGCGTGGTCGAGCTGTCGAATCTCGTGCGCGAAGGCCGCTGGACCAAGAACATCGGCGAAGAACTGTTCGGCACCGACGTGCACGGCAAGACGCTGGGCATCCTCGGCTTCGGCCGCATCGGCCAGGCCGTGGCCCGCCGCGCCGCGCTGGGCTTCGGCATGCCGGTGCTGTACCACGCACGCCGCCCGGTCGACCTGGCCGCGCAGGCGCCAGAGCTGCAAGGCCGCGCCACCCACACGCCGCTGGACGACCTGCTCGCGCGCGCCGACATCGTGCTGGCGATGCTGCCGCTGACCGATGCCACGCGCGGCATGATCGACGCCGCCTTCTTCTCCCGCATGAAGCCGGGCGCGGCCTTCATCAACGGTGGCCGCGGTGCCACGGTGAACGAAGGCGCTCTGCTGAATGCACTGGACCACGGTACGCTGCGCGCGGCCGGCTTGGACGTGTTCGCGAAAGAACCGCTGCCGCAGGATTCGCCCTTGCGCACGCACCCGCGCGTGACGCCGCTGCCGCACATCGGCTCGGCCACGCACGAGACGCGGCATGCGATGGCGGAGCTGGCGACGACCAATCTGCTGCAGGTGCTGGCGGGAGAGAAGCCGACTGCGCCGTTCGACACGGCTGCCGCATGA
- a CDS encoding sugar phosphate isomerase/epimerase family protein, whose translation MSFEVLISLSSFGAAEVGRHGQLWCSQLALAAGADSVEVRGEMLRDADAELPALNGLASVYSSPEGLWAEGGWLDSAALKRGIAAATRVGAKRLKMSIGDFQTSSHGSLWGLKVELSQTRVELVIENDQTVRAGTLAALQTFFDVADRAGVELGMTFDMGNWHWLGECPLQAAQALGQRVRYVHCKGAQRLPHKWVAVPLGDSVAPWRAVLRALPADVPHAIEYPLMGDDLLAVTRTQIDFIRAARA comes from the coding sequence ATGTCCTTCGAGGTCCTGATTTCTCTGTCGTCCTTCGGTGCGGCCGAGGTGGGGCGGCACGGCCAGCTCTGGTGTTCGCAGCTCGCATTGGCCGCAGGCGCCGATTCGGTGGAAGTGCGCGGCGAGATGTTGCGCGACGCCGATGCCGAACTGCCCGCGCTGAACGGCCTCGCCTCCGTGTATTCCAGCCCCGAGGGCCTGTGGGCCGAAGGCGGCTGGCTCGACAGCGCCGCGCTCAAGCGCGGCATCGCCGCTGCCACGCGCGTGGGTGCCAAGCGGTTGAAGATGTCCATCGGCGACTTTCAAACGTCATCGCACGGCTCGCTCTGGGGCCTGAAGGTGGAGCTGTCGCAAACCCGCGTCGAGCTGGTGATCGAGAACGACCAGACGGTGCGCGCCGGCACGCTGGCCGCATTGCAGACCTTCTTCGACGTGGCCGACCGCGCTGGCGTCGAACTCGGCATGACCTTCGACATGGGCAACTGGCACTGGCTCGGCGAATGCCCGCTGCAGGCCGCGCAGGCACTCGGCCAGCGCGTGCGTTACGTGCATTGCAAGGGTGCGCAGCGCCTGCCCCACAAGTGGGTGGCGGTGCCGCTGGGCGATTCAGTCGCGCCGTGGCGCGCGGTGCTGCGCGCACTGCCAGCCGATGTGCCGCACGCCATCGAATACCCGCTCATGGGCGACGACCTGCTGGCCGTCACCCGCACGCAGATCGACTTCATCCGCGCTGCACGCGCGTAG